AGACCTTGTTCTTCATGTACCGGGCCATAGCGGCGGACTTCAGGGGGGTGAGGCCCCCGAGGATGAAGGCCTTTTCCGTCAGACCGCGGTCACGCGCCCGGTCGAGCCATTCGACGAAGCGCTCGAGGTTGTAGATGCATTGGGTCTGGATGAACTGGGCCCCGGCTGCGATTTTCTTCACAAGGCGCACGACGCGGAAGGGGAGCGGGTCGGCGAAGGGGTTGGCCGCCGCCCCGATGAAGAGATCCGGTGCGCTGCTGAGAGCCTCGCCGCCGAGGATCCGCCCTTCATCCCTCATCGCTTTGACCGCCTGGAGGAACTGGATCGAGTCGAGATCGAAGACCCCCAGGGCCTGCGGCTGGTTTCCAAAGCAGGGGTGGTCGCCGGAAAGGCAGAGTAGGTTCCGGATCCCGAGGGCCGACGCCCCCAGGACGTCGGATTGGAGGGCGATCCGGTTGCGGTCCCGCACCACCATCTGCAGCACCGGGTCGAGGCCCGCGCCCTTCAGCAGGCTGCAGGCCGCAAGACTCGACATGCGCACGATCGCGGTCTGGTTGTCGGTGACGTTGACGGCGTCCACCCTGCCGCGCAGGATGTCGGCCTTCTTCAGGACGACGCCGGGGTCCGCCCCTTTCGGGGGGCCGCACTCTGCGGTCACGGCGAAGGCGCCGCTTTCGAGAATATGCTTCAGTCGGCTCATATCGGGATCACCTCTGCTGATCTTCTCTCATGATTTTGCGGGGCCCCCTGCCCTGCTTCCGGGACCAGTCCTTCGGAGGGTGGATGGCCTCGAGCCGCTCGAGGGCATCGAACCGGCCGAGCCGGTCGATGATGATCTGCCAGGCACAGGGCTGTTCCGGGTCAACCTCGCAGCGGCCGTTCATGGAGCCGCCGCAGGGGCCGTTCAGGAGGTGCTTGGCGCAGCGGGCGAGAGGGCAGACGCCGCCGAACTCGTAAAGCATGCAGTCGCCGCAGCCGACGCAGCTTTCCACCCAGTAGCCCTGGTCCTTTGTCTCTCCGATGAACTCGGTGTCGAGGGCGGGAATGACGGGGATTTCGGGATACATATCGGCCACGGCCTGGACGCCTGCACCGCAGCCGAGCGACAGGATCGCATCGTAGCGGTCGAGGGTCTCATCGAGGAGGACGACAAACTCCCGGACGCACTGCCGGTCGAGGGTCTTCTCCTCGATCCGGACGTCCTCCCCGTTCATCTTGGCGGCCATGCGAAGGGCCGAGCCCAGCATGGCCGTTTCCTTTTCGCCCCCCGCCGCGCACTCGGCGACGCAGCTGCCGCAGCCGAGCACGAGCAGGCGCCTGTAAGGGGCGATCATCCCCCTGATTTCATCGAAGGGCTTCTGTTCTGCGGTAATCATGATCTCCTTCTCCTTATCGGTGGAATAGGGGAACAGGCTCGATCAGAGACGCCGTGACGGGCTGTCGCATCGATGCTCTGGAAATGGGCTTCACCGCACGGCTGTTGCGAGGACCGGGGAGGGCGCGAGGTGTTGGATTTGTCGGAAGATCTCCGGCACCCATTCGGCCAGGGTCCGGGGCGTTTCGGGGGAGCCCGTGATCAGCCCTACCCGTTCGGGTTCGAGCCCGATCGCCGCCAGGATTCCGCGGGTCCGGGCGACGCGCTTCCGGGCGCGGCGGTTCCCCTCGAAGTAGCGGCAGGCCCCTTCAGGGCAGGTGATGACGTAGGCTGCGTCGGCGAATTCCTCGAGGGCCTTGAGAAGGTGCACGGGTTCGAGGCGGCCGCTGCAGGGGATGGGGAAGAGGCGAAGAGCCTCCTTGTATCGTCTTTCGAGGGCGCGCCGTTCGGCCTCGCCGCCGCCGGGCACCTGCCGGCAATAGAAGAGGGCGAGGGTTTGATTCTCCGGTTGGTTCATCTTGAGGTTCAGTCCTTTCAGCAAGCGATCTGACATGACAGCTTAGCAAAGTTTGCTTTTGCATGCAAGATAAATAATTAATTTGTATAATTAAGTTATATTGAAAAGCTGCGGAAATCATCAGCATGGCTAATAGATCTCCTCGGTGCTGAGGGGCCGGATCCTCGGCTCGTCCTCCGCGGGCCCGGCAGGTTCGCGAGGTTGTCCATGTCATCGATT
This portion of the Desulfatiglans anilini DSM 4660 genome encodes:
- a CDS encoding methylenetetrahydrofolate reductase, with amino-acid sequence MSRLKHILESGAFAVTAECGPPKGADPGVVLKKADILRGRVDAVNVTDNQTAIVRMSSLAACSLLKGAGLDPVLQMVVRDRNRIALQSDVLGASALGIRNLLCLSGDHPCFGNQPQALGVFDLDSIQFLQAVKAMRDEGRILGGEALSSAPDLFIGAAANPFADPLPFRVVRLVKKIAAGAQFIQTQCIYNLERFVEWLDRARDRGLTEKAFILGGLTPLKSAAMARYMKNKVSGMDVPDDIIRRMEGVPKENQREEGIRICVETIEALKAMPGVSGVHIMAIEWEEAVGEIVERALLLPRSDAPA
- a CDS encoding methylenetetrahydrofolate reductase C-terminal domain-containing protein, which translates into the protein MITAEQKPFDEIRGMIAPYRRLLVLGCGSCVAECAAGGEKETAMLGSALRMAAKMNGEDVRIEEKTLDRQCVREFVVLLDETLDRYDAILSLGCGAGVQAVADMYPEIPVIPALDTEFIGETKDQGYWVESCVGCGDCMLYEFGGVCPLARCAKHLLNGPCGGSMNGRCEVDPEQPCAWQIIIDRLGRFDALERLEAIHPPKDWSRKQGRGPRKIMREDQQR
- a CDS encoding hydrogenase iron-sulfur subunit, whose protein sequence is MSDRLLKGLNLKMNQPENQTLALFYCRQVPGGGEAERRALERRYKEALRLFPIPCSGRLEPVHLLKALEEFADAAYVITCPEGACRYFEGNRRARKRVARTRGILAAIGLEPERVGLITGSPETPRTLAEWVPEIFRQIQHLAPSPVLATAVR